CTCAACGCCGGCCGGGGCGCCGGCGGCGCCTTCGTCGGCGGCACCGACCTGCGTGACGAGCTCGAGATCGTCGACCTGAACGTGCGCTCGACTGTGCACCTGGCCAAGCGGCTGCTGCCGGGAATGGTCGAGCGGGGCGCGGGCCGGGTGCTGTTCACCTCCTCGATCGCCTCCACCATGCCCGGGCCGTTCCAGGCGGTCTACAACGCGTCGAAGTCGTTCGTGCAGTCCTTCGCCGAGGCGCTGCGCAACGAGCTGAAGGACAGCGGCGTCACGGTGACCTCACTGATGCCCGGTCCGACCGACACCGGGTTCTTCGACCGGGCCGACATGGAGGACACCCGGGTGGGCTCGGGGAAGAAGGACGACCCGGCGAAGGTCGCCGCGCAGGGCTTCGCCGCGTTGATGAAGGGCGATCAGACGGTCACCACGGGTTCGCTGATGAACAAGGTGCAGACCGCGGTCGGCAAGGTCGTCCCGGACAAGCTCAAGTCCGAGCAGCACCGCCGGATGGCCGAGCCGGGCTCGGGCGACTGAGCGCGGCACCGCCCCGACCGGGGTGGCGCACGACGAAGGGCCCGGCGGTGCCGGGCCCTTCGTCGTACACGGTGGTTCAGGCGGTCACCGCGTCGATCGCCTTCTTGATCGCCTTCGGCTCGCCGGGGGTACGCGGCGCGTCCGCGCGCAGCGCGATCATCTTCTCGCCGATCTCCTGGAGCTGCTTGCGACCCAGTGCCTCGCGCACCTTGGGGAACCACTCCTGCTCCTCCTCCTCGACGTGGTGCGTGACGTTCTCGATCAGCACCGTCGTCTTGGCGTTGAAGCGCTCGTCCTCGGCGTCCATGCTGGCCAGCTCGAAGCAGAGCAGGTCGGCCACGTGGTGCTCCTCGTACGACTCGAGGATGTCGTCCTCCAGGTCGGGCAGGAGCCGGCGGACCTCCGGGTACATCACCTCGTTCTCCAGGTAGGTGTGCACGGTCAGGGCCTCCAGGATCTGGCCCACCAGCTTCTGTCGCTGACTCGCCGGCCCCTCCTCGGCATCCTGGAAAGCCTTGAACAGGCGGCGCATCTCCTTGTGGTCCTCTTTGAGCAGGACGATGGCATCGGTCGACACCGGCATGACCTCCCTGGATCTCGTCTGGTGTCGATCCCGTACCCGGGGGGTGAACTGCGGAAACTGGGTTACCTCGAACGGGTGGGGCCCGGTGCCGAAGCGCCGGGCCCCACCCTTGCCGCACAGTTGGTCAGCGGACCACGTCGTACGCGCTCACCATGCCCGCCCCGTAGAAGCCGTTCCGCGCCCCGCCGGAGCAGGTCGCGTCGTAGGCGGCACCCAGCAGCGGGACCGGGTTGTAGACACCCGCGGGGCAGCTCTGCGCCTGGGCGGTGCGCTCCAGGAACGACGCCAGCTGGCCCGGGGACATGCCCGGGTGGGCCGAGGCCGCCAGCGCCGCGACGCCGGCGACGTGCGGGCCGGACATGGAGGTGCCCTGCTTGTAGCCCCAGCCGTTGGTCCGTGTCGCCGTGTTGAAGGTGGTGGACAGGATGCCGTCGGTCAGCGTCGACTGGGCACCCTGGGTGCGGAACCGGGTGTCACCACCCGGAGCGGTGACGTCCACGACACCCTGGCCGTACGAGGAGTAGTAGCTCTTCTCCCCGGTCGGGCCCACCGCCGAGACGGTCACCACGCCTGCCGCCTCGGCCGGTAGGTCGAGGCAGGCGCTGTTGATGTCGCGCACCTCGGGCGTCCCGTTGTTCGGGCTGCCCACGTCGACCGTCTTGTGCGCCAGGTCGACGTTGGAGTTGCCCGCGGACGCGACGTTGAGCACGCCCTTGCTGTGCGAGTAGCGGATGGCACGCTGCACGGCCTGCCACACCGGGCGCTGGCGCGCGTCGTTGCGGCAGTTGAACTCCCACGGGTCGATGTAGTAGCTGTTGTTCGTGACCTTCATGCCGTGCTCGGCGGCCCAGAGGAAGCCGCAGACCGCCGCCTCGGGGTAGATGAATCCGTCGTTGTTGACCACCTTGACGGCGGCCACCTTGACGCCCGGCGCGACGCCGGTGACGCCGACGCCGTTGATGGCGGCGGCGATGGTGCCCGCCACGTGGGTGCCGTGGTCGGAGGTGGTCGGGTTCCAGGCCGCCTCGGTGGTGTCGACGACGCCGCCAAGACAGGACGTGCTCTTGTCCTTGGCGATCTGGCTGGCCAGGTCGGGGTGACTGGAGGAGATGCCGCTGTCCAGCACGCCCACCACCACGTCGGCGCTTCCGGTGGTGACGGCGTGGGCCTGCGGAACGCCGATCATCGGCATGTCCCACTGCTGGCCGAACAGGGGCTCGGCGGTCGGGTCACCGGTGGCGCCGGCGAGGTCGGCGGCGGAGACCTCCACGGTCTCGCCCTCGTCGAGAGCGGTGCCGAGCCCGGTGGTCGCGGCGACCGACTCGACTCCGGCTCCCGCCACCTCGGTGGCGAAGTCGGGGTTGCTGGAGCGGGCGACGAGCACACCAATCTGCTGGTAGCTGGCCATCACGGTGCCCTTGGCGGCGGCCACCCGGGCAGCGGCCCTGTCGTTGGCCGCGCCCTGCGGGGCGAGGACCAGGAACGTCGTGTCCGGGCCGACGGCCGCGGCCGGTGATGGTGCGCCGGTGACGGCGAGACCGACCCCGAGGGTCACCGCGGACGCGGCGGCCAGTGTCTTGTTGCGGAGGTTCTTCACGCGGACTCCCAGGAGCGGGGATCGACCGGTGCGCTCCCGGGCGGGGAGCGAGCGGCCGAGGGCGGGCGGGATGCCCGTCTCTGGTAGTCGAGCGCAGACGGCGGGTGTGGCGTTACACACACCCCGGCGAGCGGGACGAAAGGTGTCAGACCGTGGCCAGGGTGCGGGGGATCTCGTCGAGCAGTTCCCGGGCCAGGAAGCCGATCCGGCCATGCCGGGGGATCAGCCGCTGGCCGCTCACCGCGTGCGCGAACGCCGCCCAGCAGGCGGCCTGCGCCGGCTCGGCTCCCCGGGAGAGCAGCCCGGCCAGCAGCCCGGCGAGCACGTCCCCGCTGCCCGAGGTGCCCAGCCCGGCGTCGCCGCTCTCCTCGCGCCAGCGCCGCCCGTCCGGGGTGGCCAGGTGCCCGTGGAGCGAGACGACCGCCTCGTACCGGACGGCCAGCTCGGCGGCCTCGGCGTCCAGGTCGTCGCCCGGGTCCCGGCCGAGCAGGTGCCCGGCCTCGGTGACGTTCGGGGTCAGCACCACGGGTCGCCCCGAGCCGACCAGCAGTTCCGGCTCGTGGCTGAGCGCACCCAGGGCGTACGCGTCGAGCACCAGCGGGGTGCGCGGTCCCGCCGCGTCCAGGACCAGGCGCAGCAGCTCCCGCGTCTCGTCGATCCCCTTCAGCCCCGGCCCGAGAGCCACCACGTCGGCATGACCGATCAACTCGCCGAGCTGGCCGTCCCCGTCGGCGGCGACCGCGCCGGTCCGGGTCTCCGGCAGCCCGATCACCAGCGCCTCGGGCACCTGGACGCTCAGCGTGGCAGCGGTGGACTCGGCGGCGGTGAGCTGGAGCACCCCGGCGCCGGCGCGCAACGCGGCGACCCCGGCGAGCAGTACCGCGCCGGGGGTGAAACGGGAGCCGCCGACCACCAGCACGGTGCCCCGGCTCTCCTTGCCGCCGGTCGGGACCGGCAGCTCCCAGTTCCGCAGCAGCCCCGGCGTGATCACCTGCACGTCAGACGGGCTCGGCATGGACCTCGTCCTCC
Above is a window of Micromonospora coriariae DNA encoding:
- a CDS encoding S8 family peptidase, which codes for MKNLRNKTLAAASAVTLGVGLAVTGAPSPAAAVGPDTTFLVLAPQGAANDRAAARVAAAKGTVMASYQQIGVLVARSSNPDFATEVAGAGVESVAATTGLGTALDEGETVEVSAADLAGATGDPTAEPLFGQQWDMPMIGVPQAHAVTTGSADVVVGVLDSGISSSHPDLASQIAKDKSTSCLGGVVDTTEAAWNPTTSDHGTHVAGTIAAAINGVGVTGVAPGVKVAAVKVVNNDGFIYPEAAVCGFLWAAEHGMKVTNNSYYIDPWEFNCRNDARQRPVWQAVQRAIRYSHSKGVLNVASAGNSNVDLAHKTVDVGSPNNGTPEVRDINSACLDLPAEAAGVVTVSAVGPTGEKSYYSSYGQGVVDVTAPGGDTRFRTQGAQSTLTDGILSTTFNTATRTNGWGYKQGTSMSGPHVAGVAALAASAHPGMSPGQLASFLERTAQAQSCPAGVYNPVPLLGAAYDATCSGGARNGFYGAGMVSAYDVVR
- a CDS encoding hemerythrin domain-containing protein; the protein is MSTDAIVLLKEDHKEMRRLFKAFQDAEEGPASQRQKLVGQILEALTVHTYLENEVMYPEVRRLLPDLEDDILESYEEHHVADLLCFELASMDAEDERFNAKTTVLIENVTHHVEEEEQEWFPKVREALGRKQLQEIGEKMIALRADAPRTPGEPKAIKKAIDAVTA
- a CDS encoding SDR family NAD(P)-dependent oxidoreductase; the protein is MTTPTTERPLAVVTGASSGIGYELAAQFAEHGFDLVIAAEDDGITTVAEKLRRDGGPQVQPVRVDLAREQGVQELVAAVAATGRPLDALALNAGRGAGGAFVGGTDLRDELEIVDLNVRSTVHLAKRLLPGMVERGAGRVLFTSSIASTMPGPFQAVYNASKSFVQSFAEALRNELKDSGVTVTSLMPGPTDTGFFDRADMEDTRVGSGKKDDPAKVAAQGFAALMKGDQTVTTGSLMNKVQTAVGKVVPDKLKSEQHRRMAEPGSGD
- a CDS encoding NAD(P)H-hydrate dehydratase, producing the protein MPSPSDVQVITPGLLRNWELPVPTGGKESRGTVLVVGGSRFTPGAVLLAGVAALRAGAGVLQLTAAESTAATLSVQVPEALVIGLPETRTGAVAADGDGQLGELIGHADVVALGPGLKGIDETRELLRLVLDAAGPRTPLVLDAYALGALSHEPELLVGSGRPVVLTPNVTEAGHLLGRDPGDDLDAEAAELAVRYEAVVSLHGHLATPDGRRWREESGDAGLGTSGSGDVLAGLLAGLLSRGAEPAQAACWAAFAHAVSGQRLIPRHGRIGFLARELLDEIPRTLATV